The following coding sequences lie in one Carassius carassius chromosome 1, fCarCar2.1, whole genome shotgun sequence genomic window:
- the LOC132156835 gene encoding gastrula zinc finger protein XlCGF57.1-like — MEFVKEESEENTSGPETWRIKQEEPETWIIKHEEPETRGIKQEEPETWRIKHEEPETWRIKHEEPETWRIKHEEPETWRIKHEEPETWRIKHEEPETWRIKQEEPETRRIKHEEPETWRIKHEEPETLGIKHEEPETLGIKQEEQGEFLEESEEHEELNEDEEKHHFKTGETPLSCSRTKQKDLKKRRAKKSFTCNQCGKSFTKKNSLNVHMRIHTGEKPYKCSHCDKRFSSSSKLKTHEKIHTGEKPYTCDQCGKSFARRGILMRHMRIHTGEKLYTCHQCGKSLKSKYSLDRHMRVHTGEKPYPCDQCGKNFARKGILMKHMRIHTGEKLYTCHQCGKSWKCKYSLELHMRVHTGEKLYTCDQCGKRFSQSVHLKRHMNIHTGEKLYSCDQCSKTFLRASDLKQHLKVHTKEKPHSCSLCGKSFSRFSTLKEHQKIHSAVREYMCFECKKTFTRAKCLKLHERIHTGEKPYKCSHCDKRFSHSSNLKRHERIHTGEKPNHCTECGKCFKCSSALHRHTKNNHSKYSRFS; from the exons atgGAGTTTGTTAAAGAGGAAAGTGAAGAGAACACGAGTggaccagaaacctggagaataaaacaagaggagcCAGAAACCTGGATAATAAAACACGAGGAGCCAGAAACCAGGGGAATAAagcaagaggaaccagaaacctggagaataaaacacgaggaaccagaaacctggagaataaaacacgaggaaccagaaacctggagaataaaacacgaggagccagaaacctggagaataaaacacgaggaaccagaaacctggagaataaaacacgaggaaccagaaacctggagaataaaacaagaggaaccagaaacccggagaataaaacacgaggaaccagaaacctggagaataaaacacgaggaaccagaaaccttgggaataaaacacgaggagccAGAAACCTTGGGAATAAAACAGGAGGAACAaggag AGTTTCTTGAAGAAAGTGAGGAGCATGAAGAATTGAATGAAGATGAGGAGAAACATCATTTCAAAACTGGAGAAACACCTTTGAGTTGCTCTCGAACCAAacagaaagatttaaagaaaagaagagccaagaaatctttcacctgtaatcagtgtggaaagagtttcacaaaaaaaaatagtcttaatgttcacatgagaattcacactggagagaaaccttacaagtgttcacactgtgacaagagattcagttcttcatcaaaactgaaaacacatgagaagatccacactggagagaaaccgtacacttgtgatcagtgcgggaagagttttgcACGAAGAGGAATCCTTATGAGACatatgagaattcatacaggagAGAAACTGTACACATGTcatcaatgtggaaagagtttgaaATCTAAATATAGTCTTGATcgtcacatgagagttcatactggTGAGAAACCATACccttgtgatcagtgcgggaagaatTTTGCACGGAAAGGAATCCTTATGAAACatatgagaattcatacaggagAGAAACTGTACACATGTcatcaatgtggaaagagttggAAATGCAAATATAGTCTGGAGcttcacatgagagttcatactggtgagaaactgtacacttgtgatcagtgcgggaagaggtTCTCACAATCAGTACACCTTAAGagacacatgaacatccacactggagagaaactgtaCTCATGTGATcaatgcagcaaaacatttttaAGAGCTTCAGACCTGAAGCAGCACCTGAAGGTTCATACAAAGGAGAAGCCACATTCATGTAgtttgtgtggaaagagtttttcacgTTTTTCAACTTTGAAAGAACATCAGAAAATACATAGTGCTGTGAGAgagtacatgtgctttgagtgtaAAAAGACTTTTACTAGAGCAAAGTGTTTAAAActgcatgagaggattcacactggagagaaaccctacaagtgttcacactgtgacaagagattcagtcattcatcaaatctgaaaagacatgagaggattcacactggagagaaaccaaatCACTGCACTGAATGTGGGAAGTGTTTCAAATGTTCATCTGCTCTACACAGACATACAAAAAACAATCATAGTAAGTATTCAAGATTCAGCTGA